The Streptomyces sp. NBC_00162 genome window below encodes:
- a CDS encoding helix-turn-helix transcriptional regulator: protein MAAQFMDVRETAQYLNMSVQWVYREAPKAGLSVYRFGAGRNAKIQFKVSEVHAWIKQQRVDVA from the coding sequence ATGGCCGCTCAGTTCATGGACGTAAGAGAGACGGCTCAATACTTGAACATGTCGGTGCAGTGGGTGTACCGGGAAGCGCCGAAGGCCGGGCTCTCCGTCTATAGGTTCGGCGCCGGGCGCAATGCCAAGATTCAGTTCAAGGTGTCCGAAGTCCATGCCTGGATCAAGCAGCAAAGGGTGGATGTTGCGTAG